The Manduca sexta isolate Smith_Timp_Sample1 unplaced genomic scaffold, JHU_Msex_v1.0 HiC_scaffold_930, whole genome shotgun sequence genome segment tattttcataacattattattattattattattttatattatattaattaatctaaatataagatctaaagagagaaaaaaataaaaaattatatagtctAAAGAAAAGGACGGAAGATGAACGATTACAGGCCACTGCGGCGTTTTGGTATAAAAAGGCGCGCGCGAATGGTATGGTTTTACATTCTTAATCAAACCTCTGCGCGTGACGGTCGATCGCTTTGTgagttcgttcgttcgttcgttcgttgtttatttatttgtttgtttggttgGTTGGTTGATCAACACAATGGCGCGTACTAAGCAAACAGCTAGAAAATCAACCGGTGGCAAAGCGCCACGTAAGCAGCTGGCGACCAAGGCCGCAAGGAAGAGTGCTCCCGCAACAGGCGGAGTGAAGAAACCTCACCGTTACAGGCCCGGCACTGTCGCTCTCCGTGAGATCCGTCGTTACCAGAAAAGTACGGAACTTCTGATTCGCAAATTACCGTTCCAGCGTTTGGTTCGTGAGATAGCGCAAGATTTCAAAACCGATCTGCGTTTCCAAAGTTCCGCCGTCATGGCGCTGCAGGAGGCCAGCGAAGCTTACCTGGTCGGTCTTTTCGAAGACACGAACCTTTGCGCCATTCACGCCAAGCGTGTTACCATCATGCCAAAGGATATACAGTTGGCGCGCAGAATCAGAGGAGAGAGCTTAAACGCCGCCGTTCGCTCTTGCAACCAACGTCGTCGTCGTCATCgttgtagaataataataataataataacaataaatattattcaacacgacgggtgtttaaaataatgtgcgcGCGTGCATCGCAGCTCGCTCCTCGCATATTATTAGAAACACATAATATCgcgaaacatttatattattatatttacaaatgaaggCGAAATTGACGCACGCGTGATTCGCGCATCATgacttttaatcattaaaagGAAACGACAGGGACGCACGCTCTACGGTTTCGGCGGTTA includes the following:
- the LOC119193703 gene encoding histone H3-like, which codes for MARTKQTARKSTGGKAPRKQLATKAARKSAPATGGVKKPHRYRPGTVALREIRRYQKSTELLIRKLPFQRLVREIAQDFKTDLRFQSSAVMALQEASEAYLVGLFEDTNLCAIHAKRVTIMPKDIQLARRIRGESLNAAVRSCNQRRRRHRCRIIIIIITINIIQHDGCLK